The sequence CGTGCTGGCAGGCGACGCGGGCCCAGTGATAGAGCGCTTCGCGCAATCGCGGGTGGCAGGCCATGCGGCGGACGACCACGCGCCGTTTGCCACTTTGTTTCGTGATCGGCGCGACGCCACACAAGGCGCGCAAGGTGTGGTAGTCTCGTTGGACGAGAGGCTGCGAGGCCTCCGAGAGCAGCGTGGCGAGGACCACTCTTCCCACTCCCGGCAAGGAACGGAGGATGGTCGCGTCGCGCTGCTTGTCATTGGGCGCCGGTGTCGTCACGTCGGGCAGCAAATCGTCCAAGCGGCGTTCCGCCTCCGCGATCTGGCGGAGAATCAGGCGCAGGCGAGGCAACAGCAGTTGAAGGTACGCTTGTGCGGCTTCCGCGGTGCCGGGCGCGACGACGACGGGGCGCTGCCTGAGGCACGCCAACACCTCGACCGGCGAGAGGCGACGAATGCGGTGGGCCTGCAAAATGGCGCGGACCGTCGCGACCCGCACGCGCCGCGCGGCTTGCGGGGTCGGTACCCGTTGCCAGAGGTCCAAGAACCACGGTTCGGCGAGGTTGTTGGTCAGTTCCGCCGCCTGAGGAAAGTACCGTCGCAGCTGTTCGCGAAAGCGATTGGTCAACCGCGTTCGCTCTTGCTTCAACTCGTCGGTCAAGCGACTCCACTCGCGCAACTCGATGACGTCGGGCGGTTCGACCTGCAGACGCCGGAAACGCGGCTGGTCGGTACGCAAGGAGTCGGCCAACACGCGCGCATCCAACCGGTCGTCCTTCGCCCCGGCCACCGAGAAGCGATCGCGAAAGCGATCCAGTTGTTTGGGATTGATCGAGAAGACGGAGAAGCCGCGCTCCAGCAGCGTCTCCACCACCGCGCCGCGCGGAACCTCGATGGCCACCCAGATCGCCGACGGGGAGCCCGCGGCCCACGCGGTCAGTTGGTCGGCCAGCAAGCTCAAGCCGTCGCCGTTGTGGGGCACGGATCGCTCCCAAAGAACGGCGCCCTGAGCATCTAACGCACAAACCTGGTGGGCCTCCGTGGCCCAATCGATACCGACGTACCCGAATACTCTTTCCATCGCACCCCCTCCTGCTGTTGGTTACGGTCCGGCTGCCGCGAGGCTTCGCCTCCCCTGTACTGGTGCTCGACGGCGCAACTCCCCACTGGGCATGCATCGCGGCCACTCGTTGGGGCACGGGTCCCCCCCAGGCCCTCGAAGGAGCAGGGGGTGTATGGTCGCTCCC comes from Myxococcales bacterium and encodes:
- a CDS encoding IS110 family transposase; translated protein: MERVFGYVGIDWATEAHQVCALDAQGAVLWERSVPHNGDGLSLLADQLTAWAAGSPSAIWVAIEVPRGAVVETLLERGFSVFSINPKQLDRFRDRFSVAGAKDDRLDARVLADSLRTDQPRFRRLQVEPPDVIELREWSRLTDELKQERTRLTNRFREQLRRYFPQAAELTNNLAEPWFLDLWQRVPTPQAARRVRVATVRAILQAHRIRRLSPVEVLACLRQRPVVVAPGTAEAAQAYLQLLLPRLRLILRQIAEAERRLDDLLPDVTTPAPNDKQRDATILRSLPGVGRVVLATLLSEASQPLVQRDYHTLRALCGVAPITKQSGKRRVVVRRMACHPRLREALYHWARVACQHDPACRSRYAALRQRGHTHGRTLRGIGDHLLYVTCTLLRKGELFDPGYRRNNQQTPAA